In Sorghum bicolor cultivar BTx623 chromosome 8, Sorghum_bicolor_NCBIv3, whole genome shotgun sequence, one genomic interval encodes:
- the LOC8076694 gene encoding putative serine/threonine-protein kinase isoform X1, with translation MTKVNFSFQSINSCSSEASQNLTVVHSVLFADIAITGNVKIYSSKELRKATRNFSPGNKLGQGSFGRVYLGKLKNGEKVAIKVLSSESRQGRKEFLNELSVISSITHHNLVKLLGCCVDGGQKMLVYNYVENNSLAQTLFGNSRSGIRLDWRTRVKICIGVADGLTYLHEEVHPPIVHRDIKASNILLDRNLRPKIADFGLAKFFPGNMTHISTRVAGTLGYLAPEYAIRGQLTKKADVYSFGVLLLEIVSGRCHTDPRLPFDEQFLLEKVWTLYESDDLESIIDRTLKNDFDTEEARQLLKIGLLCTQDSPKIRPSMSMVAKMLKGECAVSDKIMRPGLITDVMDLKVRTVEPVQFSLSPSMSPALSSSLVSTLALAGSTIVESR, from the exons ATGACCAAGGTAAACTTTTCCTTCCAATCGATCAATAGCTGTTCTTCTGAAGCATCTCAAAACCTTACTGTAGTTCATTCGGTTCTGTTCGCAGACATCGCAATCACGGGCAATGTGAAAATCTACTCGTCCAAGGAGCTGAGAAAAGCCACAAGAAATTTCAGCCCGGGAAACAAGCTCGGACAGGGTTCTTTCGGCCGTGTCTACCTG GGAAAGCTGAAGAACGGCGAGAAGGTTGCCATCAAGGTGCTCTCCTCAGAGTCGAGGCAAGGGAGAAAGGAGTTCTTGAATGAGCTGAGTGTCATATCCAGCATAACTCATCACAATCTAGTCAAACTGCTTGGCTGCTGCGTCGATGGAGGCCAAAAGATGCTGGTCTACAACTACGTGGAGAACAACAGCCTTGCACAGACCCTTTTCG GTAATTCCCGCAGTGGCATCAGATTAGACTGGAGAACGAGGGTGAAGATCTGCATTGGTGTTGCTGATGGGCTCACCTACCTTCACGAAGAAGTCCATCCACCGATCGTTCACCGCGACATCAAAGCCAGCAACATTCTTCTTGACAGAAACCTGAGACCCAAGATAGCAGACTTTGGGCTGGCAAAGTTCTTCCCAGGCAACATGACACATATCAGCACCAGAGTTGCAGGGACGCT AGGATATCTTGCACCAGAGTATGCCATCCGAGGGCAGCTGACCAAAAAGGCCGATGTCTACAGCTTTGGTGTACTGCTGCTGGAGATTGTCAGTGGCAGATGCCACACTGATCCCAGATTACCTTTTGATGAGCAGTTCCTCCTAGAAAAG GTCTGGACACTCTATGAGTCCGATGatcttgagagcatcattgacagGACCCTGAAAAATGATTTTGACACCGAAGAAGCACGTCAGTTGCTGAAAATAGGTCTTCTGTGCACCCAGGATAGCCCCAAGATCAGGCCCTCCATGTCAATGGTCGCTAAGATGCTGAAGGGTGAGTGTGCTGTAAGTGACAAGATCATGAGGCCCGGCTTGATCACAGACGTTATGGACCTGAAAGTCAGGACAGTAGAGCCAGTTCAGTTCAGTTTATCCCCATCGATGTCTCCTGCACTTAGCAGCTCACTGGTGTCCACACTTGCATTAGCAGGTAGCACTATTGTAGAGAGCCGCTGA
- the LOC8076694 gene encoding putative serine/threonine-protein kinase isoform X2 produces MGCFPVFWRKKNTRSQIVQHDQDIAITGNVKIYSSKELRKATRNFSPGNKLGQGSFGRVYLGKLKNGEKVAIKVLSSESRQGRKEFLNELSVISSITHHNLVKLLGCCVDGGQKMLVYNYVENNSLAQTLFGNSRSGIRLDWRTRVKICIGVADGLTYLHEEVHPPIVHRDIKASNILLDRNLRPKIADFGLAKFFPGNMTHISTRVAGTLGYLAPEYAIRGQLTKKADVYSFGVLLLEIVSGRCHTDPRLPFDEQFLLEKVWTLYESDDLESIIDRTLKNDFDTEEARQLLKIGLLCTQDSPKIRPSMSMVAKMLKGECAVSDKIMRPGLITDVMDLKVRTVEPVQFSLSPSMSPALSSSLVSTLALAGSTIVESR; encoded by the exons ATGGGTTGCTTCCCTGTGTTCTGGAGGAAGAAGAATACCAGAAGCCAGATTGTGCAACATGACCAAG ACATCGCAATCACGGGCAATGTGAAAATCTACTCGTCCAAGGAGCTGAGAAAAGCCACAAGAAATTTCAGCCCGGGAAACAAGCTCGGACAGGGTTCTTTCGGCCGTGTCTACCTG GGAAAGCTGAAGAACGGCGAGAAGGTTGCCATCAAGGTGCTCTCCTCAGAGTCGAGGCAAGGGAGAAAGGAGTTCTTGAATGAGCTGAGTGTCATATCCAGCATAACTCATCACAATCTAGTCAAACTGCTTGGCTGCTGCGTCGATGGAGGCCAAAAGATGCTGGTCTACAACTACGTGGAGAACAACAGCCTTGCACAGACCCTTTTCG GTAATTCCCGCAGTGGCATCAGATTAGACTGGAGAACGAGGGTGAAGATCTGCATTGGTGTTGCTGATGGGCTCACCTACCTTCACGAAGAAGTCCATCCACCGATCGTTCACCGCGACATCAAAGCCAGCAACATTCTTCTTGACAGAAACCTGAGACCCAAGATAGCAGACTTTGGGCTGGCAAAGTTCTTCCCAGGCAACATGACACATATCAGCACCAGAGTTGCAGGGACGCT AGGATATCTTGCACCAGAGTATGCCATCCGAGGGCAGCTGACCAAAAAGGCCGATGTCTACAGCTTTGGTGTACTGCTGCTGGAGATTGTCAGTGGCAGATGCCACACTGATCCCAGATTACCTTTTGATGAGCAGTTCCTCCTAGAAAAG GTCTGGACACTCTATGAGTCCGATGatcttgagagcatcattgacagGACCCTGAAAAATGATTTTGACACCGAAGAAGCACGTCAGTTGCTGAAAATAGGTCTTCTGTGCACCCAGGATAGCCCCAAGATCAGGCCCTCCATGTCAATGGTCGCTAAGATGCTGAAGGGTGAGTGTGCTGTAAGTGACAAGATCATGAGGCCCGGCTTGATCACAGACGTTATGGACCTGAAAGTCAGGACAGTAGAGCCAGTTCAGTTCAGTTTATCCCCATCGATGTCTCCTGCACTTAGCAGCTCACTGGTGTCCACACTTGCATTAGCAGGTAGCACTATTGTAGAGAGCCGCTGA